A genomic region of Candidatus Omnitrophota bacterium contains the following coding sequences:
- a CDS encoding cation diffusion facilitator family transporter yields MNPQINLHYASIRRVLVFVLILNWAVAFAKIIYGYLTSCVSMTADGFHSLSDGASNIIGIIGIQFACQPQDKDHPYGHKKYETFFSLGISMLLFLLSFNLIKEGIGRISHPGLPRIDALSFSVMVLTMIVNIWVMCYEKNKGKELRSDILISDALHTKADIFTSCSVIIALIAIKIGYPILDPIITILIALFIAFSGFEIVKESSRVLCDTAAILDVKKIEDIVLKIDGVKACHKIRSRGRADDIHVDLHAQVNPSMQMSESHRISFEIEGAIKKEIPEITDVVVHMEPLKG; encoded by the coding sequence ATGAACCCTCAAATTAACCTTCATTACGCATCAATCAGGCGAGTCCTTGTTTTTGTTTTGATTCTTAACTGGGCTGTCGCTTTTGCTAAGATTATCTACGGCTATCTTACTTCCTGCGTTAGCATGACTGCAGACGGCTTCCATTCATTATCAGACGGAGCTTCTAATATCATCGGGATTATCGGTATTCAATTCGCCTGCCAGCCGCAAGATAAAGACCATCCCTACGGACATAAAAAATATGAAACTTTCTTTTCTTTGGGTATTTCCATGCTTTTATTCCTGCTTTCATTCAACCTGATAAAAGAAGGTATTGGCCGAATTAGCCATCCGGGGCTTCCAAGAATAGATGCATTGAGTTTCTCCGTCATGGTTCTTACCATGATAGTTAATATCTGGGTTATGTGTTATGAAAAAAATAAAGGCAAAGAGTTACGCAGCGATATACTTATTTCGGATGCCTTACACACCAAAGCTGATATCTTCACTTCTTGCTCGGTAATCATAGCATTAATTGCAATTAAAATAGGCTATCCCATCCTTGACCCGATTATCACAATCCTAATTGCCTTATTTATTGCTTTTTCAGGATTTGAAATTGTTAAAGAGAGCTCCCGCGTTCTTTGCGATACAGCTGCAATTCTGGATGTAAAAAAGATTGAGGATATTGTTTTAAAGATAGACGGAGTTAAAGCTTGCCATAAAATACGTTCACGTGGAAGAGCGGATGATATTCACGTAGATTTACATGCACAGGTAAACCCTTCTATGCAGATGTCTGAATCACATAGGATAAGTTTTGAAATTGAAGGCGCTATTAAGAAGGAAATCCCGGAAATTACCGATGTAGTTGTGCATATGGAACCCCTCAAAGGCTAA
- a CDS encoding M23 family metallopeptidase codes for MKKILLILVIILPIYLLATVYFLGSSNFVCPIKYENGIVIRCDNHGEGHFAANRSGNRLHNGIDLLAEVGTPIFSSRWGRVVSAKQNRGMGKYVVIRHRGNITTIYGHLSEILVFKGQFIRQGQVIGKVGKTGNANYRDILPHLHFEVRKDGIPQDPLQFLQ; via the coding sequence ATGAAAAAAATATTACTTATATTAGTTATTATTTTGCCAATTTATCTTTTAGCAACCGTTTATTTTCTGGGCAGCAGTAATTTTGTTTGTCCTATTAAATATGAGAATGGCATTGTTATCCGTTGTGACAACCACGGAGAAGGACATTTTGCCGCAAACCGCAGCGGAAATAGGTTGCATAACGGGATTGATCTTTTGGCAGAAGTAGGTACTCCTATTTTCTCCAGCCGTTGGGGGAGAGTTGTTTCTGCGAAGCAAAATCGCGGAATGGGTAAATATGTTGTAATCCGTCACCGAGGGAATATTACTACAATATATGGCCACCTTTCAGAAATACTTGTTTTTAAAGGGCAGTTTATTCGGCAAGGGCAAGTTATAGGAAAGGTTGGGAAAACAGGGAATGCCAATTATAGAGACATCCTCCCGCATCTGCATTTTGAGGTAAGAAAAGACGGTATCCCTCAGGACCCGCTGCAATTTCTTCAGTAA
- the prfB gene encoding peptide chain release factor 2 (programmed frameshift), with the protein MLEEIKSKIKSIDTHLQSLRGYFDIENKKKQIEELSNRMVQPGFWDNQDSANKVVKQLKVLKFSVEPWEIASKKFHELQELTGILNSEDQELISDINNNIEILSKELDKMEFNVLLGEEFDISNAILSINAGAGGTEACDWVNMLSRMYSRFAERHGYSVRTIDILHGEEAGIKNITFLIEGEYAYGYLKAERGVHRLVRISPFDANKRRHTSFASVDVIPEVEEGIDIKLVETDLRIDVYRSKGAGGQSVNTTDSAVRITHIPTGIVAQCQNERSQHQNKQTALKILKARIYEQERQKKEEELQKQYGALKKRIEWGSQIRSYVLHPYTMVKDHRTDFETGDGNKVLDGGIDEFIEAYLKMQKTLR; encoded by the exons ATGTTAGAAGAGATAAAATCAAAAATTAAATCGATAGATACCCATTTGCAGAGTTTAAGAGGTTAT TTTGACATTGAAAATAAAAAGAAACAGATTGAAGAATTATCAAACCGGATGGTGCAGCCCGGTTTCTGGGATAATCAGGATTCAGCAAACAAGGTAGTAAAACAACTTAAAGTTTTAAAGTTTAGCGTTGAACCATGGGAGATAGCCTCAAAGAAATTCCATGAGTTACAAGAGCTTACCGGAATCCTTAACTCTGAAGACCAGGAATTAATCTCCGATATAAATAATAATATAGAGATTCTTTCAAAAGAGCTTGATAAAATGGAATTTAATGTTCTTTTGGGGGAAGAATTTGATATAAGTAATGCAATTTTAAGTATCAATGCCGGAGCGGGCGGCACAGAAGCATGTGACTGGGTAAATATGCTTAGCCGGATGTACAGCCGTTTTGCCGAAAGGCACGGCTATAGTGTCAGGACAATAGATATCCTTCATGGCGAAGAAGCCGGTATTAAAAATATTACATTTTTAATTGAAGGAGAATACGCCTATGGTTATCTTAAGGCCGAGCGCGGCGTGCATAGGCTTGTGCGGATTTCTCCGTTTGACGCAAATAAGAGAAGGCACACTTCTTTTGCTTCAGTAGATGTTATCCCCGAAGTAGAGGAAGGGATAGATATAAAATTGGTAGAAACTGATTTACGTATTGATGTGTATCGGTCAAAGGGTGCCGGCGGACAGAGCGTTAATACTACGGATTCAGCCGTTAGAATTACACATATTCCAACTGGTATTGTTGCGCAATGCCAGAATGAGCGCTCCCAGCATCAAAATAAACAAACTGCCTTAAAAATTTTAAAAGCACGCATTTATGAGCAGGAGAGGCAGAAGAAAGAAGAAGAGTTGCAAAAGCAGTATGGCGCTCTTAAGAAAAGAATAGAATGGGGCAGCCAGATTCGTTCTTACGTATTGCATCCTTATACTATGGTAAAAGACCATCGTACGGATTTTGAGACAGGGGATGGCAACAAAGTGTTAGACGGCGGCATAGATGAATTTATTGAAGCGTATTTAAAAATGCAAAAAACTTTAAGGTAA
- a CDS encoding MFS transporter: protein MFNIFLLGITSLLTDISTEMVYPILPVFLVTTLGASPAILGFIEGLAESLASLLKVFSGYFSDKIKLRKPFTIFGYSCSTIGKIFLFLSTSWGGVLAARLIDRFGKGVRTAPRDALIADSSIATKRGQAFGLHRAMDTFGAIIGVTLTYYLVTRFKGNLRSIFLFSLIPAFFGIFFLFFVREKKSVVVTGQKKLEFKWNALDKKLKLFLILSFVFTLGNSSNQFLLLRAKNMGSTITHVILLYLAYNIVYGLVAYPASRLSDKIGRKKILVAGYFLYGIVYFGFAMNNSIHTLWSLFAVYGLYIGFTEGVEKALLTDIAPANLRATVIGLHATLVGVALLPASIFAGILWKYLGAQAPFYFGGVMGVISSIGFWFVLKGL, encoded by the coding sequence ATGTTTAATATTTTTTTATTGGGGATAACGAGTTTACTCACGGACATCTCAACCGAGATGGTTTATCCTATTTTGCCAGTGTTTTTGGTTACAACTCTCGGTGCAAGCCCGGCAATACTTGGTTTTATTGAAGGTTTAGCGGAGAGTTTGGCAAGCCTGCTTAAGGTATTCTCAGGTTATTTCTCCGATAAGATAAAACTAAGAAAACCCTTTACCATATTTGGTTATTCTTGTTCAACAATAGGGAAAATATTTTTATTTTTATCAACAAGCTGGGGAGGGGTTTTAGCTGCTCGGTTAATAGATAGATTTGGAAAAGGGGTGCGTACTGCTCCCCGGGATGCGCTTATCGCGGATAGTTCAATTGCGACAAAACGCGGGCAAGCCTTTGGCCTTCACCGGGCAATGGATACTTTTGGAGCTATTATCGGTGTTACTTTGACATATTACCTGGTAACAAGATTCAAAGGAAACCTAAGAAGCATATTTTTGTTTTCTTTGATTCCCGCTTTCTTTGGAATTTTCTTTTTGTTCTTTGTAAGAGAAAAAAAATCTGTGGTAGTTACCGGACAGAAGAAACTTGAATTTAAATGGAATGCTTTGGATAAAAAGCTGAAATTATTTCTGATACTTTCATTTGTTTTTACTTTGGGGAACTCTTCAAACCAGTTTTTACTACTACGGGCGAAGAATATGGGCAGCACAATTACACACGTCATCCTTCTTTATCTTGCTTATAATATTGTTTATGGTTTAGTTGCGTATCCTGCTTCGCGATTGTCGGATAAGATTGGGAGAAAAAAAATATTGGTCGCAGGATATTTTTTGTACGGCATTGTTTATTTTGGTTTTGCTATGAATAATTCGATTCATACGCTCTGGTCTTTATTTGCGGTATACGGTTTGTATATCGGTTTTACTGAAGGAGTAGAGAAAGCATTGCTTACTGACATTGCGCCTGCTAATCTGCGTGCTACAGTGATTGGCTTGCATGCTACTTTAGTTGGGGTTGCCTTGCTGCCTGCGTCAATATTTGCAGGTATCCTTTGGAAATATCTTGGGGCCCAGGCTCCATTTTATTTCGGCGGGGTGATGGGAGTAATCTCTAGTATTGGATTTTGGTTTGTGCTAAAAGGGCTTTAA
- a CDS encoding PilT/PilU family type 4a pilus ATPase: MKIKELLKIMVERNGSDIFFRAGGSPRIRVDARVEIIENTILSVDDVMRAVEELTTPEQRERFKRKLDIDFAIYLPEFDRRFRVDIFMQRNWPSIVVRNINNSIKSFEELNLPFEVLRKLSMESRGLVLLTGSMGSGKSTTIASMIEYINVNAFKHVLTVEEPIEFTFKDKKSIINQREISLDVESYAVALRAFTLQSPDVMYISNIRDYETMFAGMNAAETGVLVLSTLHTVNASQSVERIINFFQPHQHQEMRNQLAQLLKGVISLRLVPAKDGIGRIPAYEVMLLTPTISRLIREGKVWEIPQYIEEGAVYGMQSFNQSLIKLVREGKISEEDAMKTADNKDEFVLALKGIRKT, translated from the coding sequence ATGAAAATAAAAGAATTACTAAAAATAATGGTAGAGCGCAATGGTTCTGATATCTTCTTTCGCGCAGGAGGAAGCCCCCGCATCAGAGTTGATGCAAGGGTTGAGATAATTGAGAATACTATTCTTAGCGTTGACGATGTAATGAGGGCCGTAGAAGAGTTGACTACCCCTGAACAGAGAGAAAGATTCAAGAGAAAGCTGGATATTGATTTTGCAATCTACTTGCCGGAATTTGACCGCAGGTTCCGTGTTGATATATTTATGCAGAGAAACTGGCCTTCAATCGTTGTAAGAAACATAAATAATTCAATAAAATCATTTGAAGAATTAAACCTTCCGTTTGAAGTTTTAAGAAAATTGTCTATGGAGTCCCGTGGTTTGGTTCTTTTAACGGGAAGCATGGGAAGCGGCAAATCTACGACGATTGCAAGTATGATTGAATACATTAACGTCAATGCTTTTAAACATGTTTTAACTGTTGAAGAGCCGATAGAATTTACTTTTAAAGACAAGAAATCAATAATTAACCAGAGAGAGATTAGCCTTGATGTTGAGTCATATGCGGTAGCCCTTCGCGCTTTTACTTTGCAAAGCCCCGATGTTATGTACATCAGTAATATCAGAGATTATGAAACTATGTTTGCTGGGATGAATGCCGCAGAAACTGGGGTATTGGTCTTAAGCACTTTGCACACCGTGAATGCTTCTCAAAGCGTAGAAAGAATTATTAATTTTTTCCAGCCTCACCAGCATCAGGAAATGAGAAATCAACTTGCTCAATTGTTAAAGGGTGTAATTTCGTTAAGGCTTGTCCCTGCTAAAGATGGGATAGGGCGTATTCCAGCTTACGAAGTTATGCTTTTGACCCCGACGATAAGCCGCTTGATCAGGGAAGGAAAAGTCTGGGAGATTCCCCAGTATATTGAGGAAGGCGCTGTTTACGGGATGCAGTCATTCAATCAGTCGCTAATTAAATTGGTAAGGGAAGGGAAAATCAGCGAAGAAGATGCGATGAAGACCGCGGATAATAAGGATGAGTTTGTCCTAGCTCTAAAAGGAATTAGAAAGACTTAA
- the lnt gene encoding apolipoprotein N-acyltransferase: MLRRVRSSKFQVSGFKIKDVFLCLLSAVLLILSFPRTNWYFLAWFAFVPVFFSLKDKTNKQAFLLFLLTGIIFWSGIIYWLVHVTLLGTIVLVLYLSLYFAFFGLLIRPFTRKSKPYGLILISSIWVLLEYIRSYALTGFPWALLGYSQYLNLPVIQIADIFGVWGVSFLVMMVNVGLVEIIWSIKTAFWARLKITAVILGLFLVSTLLYGFFHLFIHVRINTLEPIKISVVQPNIPQELKWDVSAQGYIFETYSKLTSEAAKEKPDLIIWPEASCPGVLGEDEDVLKETLLISQNNKVPLVVGAVRKDGEDYFNSAAYIVDGKVIGFYDKLHRVPFGEYIPLKDVFPFLETVAPIGEIKQGKEFILFRLLKNKPTDFGVLICFEDLFPELSREFVKKGASFLINITNDAWYKETSAPYQHLQASVFRAVENRVALVRSTNTGVSAFIDPYGRIVSTVHNKNGQDIFISGVDTRITDSLVKSLRLYVRFGDFFPAVCLFLALCGIIILKKP, translated from the coding sequence ATGCTGCGGCGCGTAAGAAGTTCCAAGTTTCAAGTTTCAGGTTTCAAGATAAAAGACGTATTCTTATGTCTTTTGTCGGCTGTATTGTTAATTCTTTCTTTTCCCCGCACTAACTGGTATTTTCTAGCCTGGTTTGCTTTTGTCCCTGTATTTTTTTCTCTAAAAGATAAGACCAACAAACAAGCCTTTCTTTTATTTCTTCTAACCGGGATAATTTTCTGGTCGGGAATAATCTATTGGTTGGTACATGTAACTTTATTGGGAACAATTGTCCTTGTCCTATATCTATCCTTGTATTTTGCTTTTTTTGGCCTGCTTATCCGGCCTTTCACAAGAAAATCAAAACCATACGGCTTAATACTTATCTCTTCAATCTGGGTTTTGCTTGAATACATCCGCAGTTATGCTTTAACGGGTTTTCCCTGGGCCCTTCTCGGATATTCGCAGTATCTAAATCTCCCCGTTATCCAGATTGCCGATATTTTTGGAGTTTGGGGAGTTTCATTTTTAGTAATGATGGTTAACGTGGGATTAGTAGAAATAATCTGGTCCATAAAAACTGCCTTCTGGGCAAGATTAAAAATAACAGCAGTTATATTAGGGTTATTTTTAGTTTCAACTTTATTGTATGGATTTTTTCATTTATTTATTCATGTTAGAATAAATACTCTTGAGCCGATAAAGATTTCTGTTGTACAACCAAATATTCCCCAGGAGTTAAAGTGGGATGTTTCTGCCCAAGGGTATATTTTTGAAACATATAGTAAATTAACTTCAGAGGCTGCTAAAGAAAAACCAGATTTAATTATCTGGCCAGAAGCTTCCTGTCCGGGAGTTTTAGGAGAGGATGAAGATGTGCTTAAAGAGACTCTCTTGATTAGTCAAAATAATAAAGTACCTTTAGTAGTAGGGGCTGTAAGAAAAGATGGTGAAGACTATTTTAATTCTGCCGCCTATATTGTTGACGGGAAAGTAATAGGGTTTTACGATAAACTGCACCGTGTTCCTTTTGGTGAGTATATCCCCTTAAAAGACGTATTCCCGTTTTTAGAAACCGTTGCTCCTATCGGGGAGATTAAGCAGGGAAAAGAGTTTATTTTATTCAGGCTTCTTAAGAATAAGCCGACAGATTTCGGAGTTTTGATTTGTTTTGAAGATTTGTTTCCCGAGCTCTCAAGAGAGTTTGTTAAAAAGGGCGCAAGCTTTTTAATTAATATTACAAATGATGCCTGGTATAAAGAGACCTCTGCCCCTTACCAGCATTTACAAGCCTCCGTTTTTAGAGCCGTTGAAAACCGTGTGGCTTTAGTGCGTTCAACCAATACCGGGGTGTCGGCTTTTATTGATCCTTATGGAAGAATAGTTTCCACTGTACATAACAAAAATGGTCAGGACATATTTATTAGCGGTGTAGATACACGAATTACTGATTCTCTCGTTAAATCTTTGCGTTTGTATGTCCGCTTTGGAGATTTTTTCCCCGCTGTTTGCCTATTTCTTGCACTATGTGGTATAATAATTTTAAAGAAACCATGA
- a CDS encoding PIG-L family deacetylase, producing MIKKSIFMLLLFIILGLDQCYPELIPQPQNQVLHELGPFDKTDRVLILAPHPDDETIGCGGVIQQAKAQGAQVKIAYLTNGDHNEAAFIIYEKRLVFRRKAFIYMGEVRRQEAIKAMNILGVEKEDLYFLGYPDFGTFAILNQYWDPQKPFWCVLCRISEVPYKDSVSYKAPYVGQNILSDLRRIIVDYKPTKIFVSHPADVNVDHKSLYLYLQIVLRGLGKEGFDPEVYPYLVHCSGWPLPRHLHPDLDLEPPKKFMDGQIHWLRDDLTPGQVKKKIQAMKCYKSQTMSSAFYLFSFVRKNELFGDYPVIHFKRDVVSKIKEPFFSDFIEMFAESNEMETAKKVNIGEREKVSYAVSEGNFLIRVEKLGKNNRSFNLLLYLFGYNSKTPFAKMPKIEAHIKGEKLIMLDKRRRINSKSVSLKLKPKELTLKIPLKILGDPDFLLSAIKIYGGDLPFDSTGFRKIEIE from the coding sequence ATGATTAAGAAATCAATCTTTATGCTCCTATTGTTTATTATCTTAGGCCTAGATCAATGCTATCCTGAATTGATCCCTCAGCCGCAGAATCAGGTGCTCCATGAATTAGGCCCATTTGATAAGACGGATCGTGTCCTTATTTTAGCGCCTCATCCTGATGATGAAACTATCGGTTGCGGCGGAGTAATCCAGCAGGCTAAAGCGCAGGGTGCTCAGGTTAAAATCGCTTATTTGACTAACGGCGATCATAATGAAGCCGCCTTTATTATTTATGAAAAAAGGTTAGTCTTCCGTAGAAAGGCATTCATCTATATGGGAGAGGTGCGTAGGCAGGAAGCAATAAAGGCGATGAATATATTAGGGGTAGAAAAGGAAGACCTTTATTTCCTCGGCTATCCTGATTTTGGGACATTCGCGATTTTAAATCAATATTGGGATCCACAGAAGCCTTTCTGGTGCGTCCTGTGCCGTATCTCAGAAGTGCCTTACAAAGATAGCGTTTCTTATAAGGCTCCTTATGTAGGGCAGAATATTTTAAGTGATTTAAGAAGGATAATCGTTGATTATAAACCAACTAAGATTTTTGTCTCGCATCCGGCTGATGTGAATGTAGATCACAAATCCCTTTATTTGTATCTACAGATAGTTCTTCGAGGCTTGGGTAAAGAGGGTTTTGATCCGGAAGTTTATCCTTATCTTGTACATTGTTCTGGGTGGCCTCTTCCGCGCCATTTACATCCAGATTTAGATTTAGAGCCTCCGAAAAAGTTTATGGATGGCCAGATTCATTGGCTTAGGGATGATTTGACCCCCGGGCAAGTGAAGAAAAAAATTCAGGCAATGAAATGTTACAAAAGCCAGACAATGTCAAGCGCCTTCTATTTGTTTTCATTTGTCCGCAAGAACGAGTTGTTCGGCGACTATCCTGTAATACATTTTAAGAGAGACGTTGTATCAAAAATAAAAGAGCCGTTTTTTTCTGATTTTATTGAGATGTTCGCGGAATCTAATGAAATGGAAACCGCAAAAAAGGTTAATATCGGAGAGAGAGAAAAAGTAAGTTACGCAGTCAGCGAAGGGAATTTCCTGATCAGGGTTGAGAAATTAGGAAAAAATAACCGCTCGTTTAATTTATTGCTATATTTGTTTGGTTATAATTCAAAAACTCCTTTTGCAAAAATGCCAAAGATTGAAGCGCATATCAAAGGAGAAAAACTCATCATGCTTGATAAAAGAAGAAGGATAAATTCAAAAAGCGTATCATTGAAATTAAAGCCAAAAGAGCTGACTTTGAAGATTCCCCTTAAAATTTTAGGAGATCCCGATTTTCTTTTAAGCGCGATTAAGATTTACGGAGGAGACTTGCCGTTTGATTCAACTGGCTTTAGGAAAATTGAAATTGAGTAG
- the secA gene encoding preprotein translocase subunit SecA produces MPSPSMDKMVEVAKIVDQVNSWEQKISILSDEELKATTLEFKNFIEQKSKEIEQRIIELQESVLSAAIPEDKEKSKEKLRNERNKVFEEILPKAFAVVREASKRTIGLRHFDSQVAGGVILHEGRIAEMSTGEGKTLVATLPAYLNALLGKGVHIVTVNDYLARRDREWMGPIYEFFGLSVGVIQHDMSDEERKLAYNCDITYGTNNEFGFDYLRDNMKYDLNDLVQRPFYFAIVDEVDSILIDEARTPLIISGPAEEATDKYSTAKRIADQLKGRRVTEKDEINAKYKGEDLDKGYDYKADEKAQTVALTEEGEIKASKLWGIESLHNIETIEFRHHTIQALRAKEFFERDVDYVVKEGQVVIVDEFTGRLMPGRRWSDGLHQAVESKEGIKIERENQTLATITFQNYFRMYEKLAGMTGTAFTESTEFENIYHLDVVVIPTNKKLIRANYPDRVYKTEKEKFEAVVEEIVELYNVGKPVLVGTISIEKSEMLSEMLKRRGIAHQVLNAKYHEMEAHIVAQAGRYKQVTIATNMAGRGTDILLGGNPEFMAKNLLKQKLSPNEPNYQEEYKLLLEKYKKETEAEHKKVVEVGGLHVLGTERHEARRIDNQLRGRSGRQGDPGSSRFYVSLGDELMRLFGSDRIAGLMDKLGLENGQVIEHSWVTGSIEIAQRRVEQHNFEIRKQLLEYDNVMNKQREIIYRRRKDILAGASLKDEILDILNGVVEALFNSHLSHSGELNIVGLTDDLRLRFGVEFDVKKLETKGNEEIKDELYQSLETLYQEKEKSIGTDLMRHLERMVFLQIIDSRWKDHLYAMDYLREGIGLRAYGQRDPLVEYKREAYEMFSLMISGIEEESVELIFKLQPPRQERMRGVFSSVSQELSHPEVQKFDSSQRAQQQGQVESTNEAPPARKPVQSNQPKVGRNDPCPCGSGKKYKKCCGA; encoded by the coding sequence ATGCCGAGCCCTTCAATGGATAAGATGGTTGAGGTTGCAAAAATTGTGGATCAGGTTAATTCCTGGGAGCAGAAAATAAGTATTCTTTCCGATGAGGAATTAAAAGCTACGACTTTAGAATTTAAGAATTTCATTGAACAAAAATCAAAAGAAATTGAGCAGCGTATAATAGAGTTGCAAGAATCCGTACTTTCCGCCGCAATTCCCGAAGATAAAGAGAAGTCAAAAGAAAAATTAAGGAATGAAAGGAATAAAGTCTTTGAGGAGATTTTGCCTAAGGCTTTCGCGGTTGTCCGGGAAGCTTCAAAACGCACTATCGGGCTTAGGCATTTTGATTCACAGGTTGCAGGTGGAGTTATATTACATGAGGGGCGTATTGCAGAAATGTCTACCGGAGAAGGTAAGACTCTTGTAGCCACGCTTCCTGCTTACTTAAACGCTTTGCTTGGCAAGGGTGTTCATATAGTTACAGTTAATGATTATCTTGCGCGGCGCGACCGGGAGTGGATGGGCCCAATTTATGAATTCTTCGGTTTAAGCGTTGGCGTTATTCAGCATGATATGTCTGATGAGGAAAGAAAGCTTGCTTATAATTGCGATATAACCTACGGGACAAATAATGAATTCGGTTTTGATTATCTGCGCGATAACATGAAGTATGATTTAAATGATTTGGTGCAGAGGCCTTTTTATTTTGCAATTGTTGATGAAGTTGATTCTATTTTGATTGATGAGGCAAGGACTCCTTTAATCATTTCAGGCCCTGCCGAAGAGGCTACTGATAAATATTCCACCGCAAAAAGGATTGCCGACCAGCTAAAAGGCAGAAGGGTTACCGAAAAGGATGAGATTAACGCTAAGTATAAAGGCGAGGATTTAGATAAGGGTTATGATTATAAGGCTGATGAAAAAGCCCAGACTGTTGCTTTGACAGAAGAAGGAGAAATCAAGGCTTCAAAGCTTTGGGGTATTGAGAGTTTGCATAACATTGAAACAATAGAATTCAGGCACCACACTATCCAGGCGCTAAGGGCAAAAGAATTTTTTGAGCGTGATGTTGATTACGTTGTAAAAGAAGGGCAGGTGGTTATTGTTGATGAGTTTACCGGCCGCCTCATGCCCGGACGGCGCTGGTCAGATGGTTTGCATCAAGCGGTTGAATCAAAAGAAGGGATTAAGATTGAACGCGAAAACCAGACCCTCGCAACGATTACTTTTCAGAATTATTTTAGAATGTATGAAAAATTAGCGGGTATGACCGGGACTGCTTTTACCGAATCAACCGAATTTGAAAATATATATCATCTGGACGTTGTAGTAATACCTACCAATAAAAAACTAATCCGCGCTAATTACCCGGATAGGGTTTATAAAACCGAAAAAGAGAAATTTGAAGCTGTAGTTGAAGAAATTGTTGAACTTTATAATGTCGGTAAGCCTGTTCTTGTTGGGACGATTTCAATAGAAAAATCAGAGATGCTTTCAGAGATGCTTAAGCGCCGTGGTATCGCGCATCAGGTTTTAAATGCGAAATATCACGAAATGGAAGCCCATATCGTAGCACAGGCCGGGCGATATAAGCAGGTTACAATTGCTACAAACATGGCTGGCCGCGGAACCGATATTCTTTTAGGCGGAAATCCGGAATTTATGGCTAAGAATTTATTAAAGCAGAAATTAAGCCCCAATGAGCCTAATTATCAGGAAGAATATAAACTTCTCTTGGAAAAATACAAAAAAGAAACTGAAGCTGAGCATAAAAAAGTAGTGGAAGTTGGTGGGCTGCATGTTTTAGGGACTGAACGCCATGAGGCGCGGCGCATTGATAATCAGCTGCGTGGAAGAAGCGGCCGACAGGGAGACCCGGGTTCATCAAGATTTTATGTTTCTCTGGGTGATGAACTTATGCGTTTATTCGGCTCTGACAGGATTGCCGGGCTTATGGATAAACTTGGGCTTGAGAATGGCCAGGTTATCGAACATTCATGGGTTACCGGTTCAATTGAAATTGCCCAAAGGCGCGTTGAACAGCATAATTTTGAAATAAGAAAACAGCTGTTGGAATATGATAACGTAATGAATAAGCAAAGAGAGATTATCTACCGCAGGCGTAAAGATATTTTAGCTGGAGCGTCTTTAAAAGATGAGATATTAGATATACTTAATGGAGTTGTTGAAGCTCTTTTTAATTCTCATTTAAGCCATTCGGGAGAGCTAAACATTGTTGGATTAACGGATGATTTACGTTTAAGGTTTGGCGTTGAATTTGATGTGAAGAAATTGGAAACCAAGGGCAATGAAGAAATTAAAGATGAATTGTACCAAAGCCTGGAAACCCTCTATCAAGAAAAAGAAAAATCAATCGGCACTGATTTGATGCGCCATCTTGAACGCATGGTATTCTTGCAAATAATTGACAGCAGATGGAAGGATCATTTGTATGCAATGGATTATTTGAGAGAGGGTATTGGGTTACGTGCTTATGGCCAGCGTGATCCATTGGTTGAATATAAACGCGAAGCATACGAAATGTTCAGCCTGATGATTTCCGGTATTGAAGAAGAATCGGTAGAATTAATATTTAAGCTTCAGCCTCCCAGACAAGAAAGGATGAGAGGAGTATTTAGTTCTGTGTCGCAGGAATTATCCCACCCCGAGGTGCAAAAGTTTGATTCTTCGCAAAGAGCCCAGCAGCAAGGGCAAGTTGAAAGCACTAATGAGGCTCCTCCTGCAAGAAAACCAGTTCAATCAAATCAACCTAAAGTTGGGCGTAATGATCCATGCCCGTGCGGATCTGGAAAAAAATATAAGAAATGCTGCGGCGCGTAA